Proteins from a single region of Nasonia vitripennis strain AsymCx chromosome 2 unlocalized genomic scaffold, Nvit_psr_1.1 chr2_random0005, whole genome shotgun sequence:
- the Ndufs5 gene encoding NADH dehydrogenase [ubiquinone] iron-sulfur protein 5 yields MSIHLLNTDPILKCFSNSTLPYVDAQLSECADFEMRMGDCLEAYGLNKGKTKCEDFISDLRECLLKGKQKQRVVLMRKEHVRQYQNGERESMFSKTPNYNAY; encoded by the coding sequence gtCTATTCATTTGCTTAACACGGATCCAATCTTGAAATGCTTTAGTAATTCTACTCTTCCTTACGTAGATGCACAACTAAGCGAATGTGCAGATTTTGAAATGAGAATGGGTGACTGTTTAGAAGCTTATGGCCTCAATAAAGGAAAAACAAAATGTGAAGACTTTATATCTGATTTAAGAGAATGTCTACTCAaaggaaaacaaaaacagcGCGTTGTATTAATGAGAAAAGAACATGTCAGGCAGTATCAAAATGGAGAAAGAGAGTCAATGTTTTCAAAAACTCCAAATTATAATGCTTACTAA